Proteins encoded together in one Triticum dicoccoides isolate Atlit2015 ecotype Zavitan chromosome 7B, WEW_v2.0, whole genome shotgun sequence window:
- the LOC119335905 gene encoding mavicyanin-like has protein sequence MEIRRRRALAMAVAGVLAAVAIAQVATAATSYTVGAPDGLWDMHTDYAEWVAARTFHRGDNITFTYSRELHDVVEVGKAGYDACSSANNVSAFRSGNDVVALTAVGTRYFLCGLTGHCDSGMKIRVDVVAASTGPVAAPPTTSAGGNVVAGLGALVVTQALLGSISVW, from the exons ATGGAGATCAGGCGGCGGCGGGCACTGGCGATGGCTGTGGCGGGGGTGCTGGCCGCAGTGGCTATTGCTCAGGTGGCCACGGCTGCGACGAGTTACACGGTGGGGGCGCCGGACGGGCTGTGGGACATGCACACGGACTATGCTGAGTGGGTCGCCGCCAGGACGTTCCACCGCGGCGACAACATCA CGTTCACGTACTCGAGGGAGCTGCACGACGTGGTGGAGGTGGGCAAGGCCGGCTACGACGCCTGCTCCAGCGCAAACAACGTCTCCGCCTTCCGCTCCGGCAACGACGTCGTCGCCCTCACTGCCGTCGGCACGCGTTACTTCCTCTGCGGCCTCACCGGCCACTGCGACAGCGGaatgaagatcagggtcgacgtggTCGCAGCGTCCACCGGTCCCGTAGCGGCGCCGCCCACTACGTCTGCCGGGGGTAACGTCGTCGCAGGCCTTGGCGCGCTCGTGGTGACGCAGGCTCTCCTGGGCAGCATCAGCGTCTGGTGA